From a region of the Penaeus vannamei isolate JL-2024 chromosome 32, ASM4276789v1, whole genome shotgun sequence genome:
- the LOC113812621 gene encoding uncharacterized protein, protein MEGDGAESDFRPSEITQESVEAALKNDQGSDARLVSFAVQEFTKKGDNYATLVVRVNVNFSNEKGDSCTSYVVKCDPGRMKDLQELTYICFQKELVFYQQLSHEIQLQLQRADQTPLRVPRCFYTSFEKNREVIFLEDLSPKGFKMLDPNIGMDVPHMTLILEELARLHAASYLLKAKIPDLSKRYPVLNLDWLTYADNARCKTQGFFSSAMDSASILLHHVGGYDVAVAWLNENKLRAAELVENELRRGPTFDVLCHGDCWNNNVLFRYDDEGVPVEVMLLDLQMVRVASLATDLNFVLHTSLTGHTRKDNLTLFLSAYYERFTRVLATGGGAVPFSLQDLTEEYRNHLVYGLIIGLLAVVFGLGVVGELDVSGSEAESEDKRKELLIRAMTEQPHIRDKLVILIDEMIENGIIT, encoded by the exons A TGGAGGGCGACGGCGCAGAGTCTGACTTCCGTCCGAGCGAGATCACGCAGGAGAGCGTCGAGGCGGCACTCAAGAACGACCAGGGAAGCGACGCTCGTCTCGTCTCCTTCGCGGTCCAGGAATTCACCAAGAAAGGAGACAACTACGCGACGCTTGTAGTCAGAGTTAACGTTAACTTTTCAAATGAAAAAGGGGATTCGTGCACGTCCTATGTTGTGAAATGTGATCCAGGGCGAATGAAAGACCTTCAGGAGCTCACCTACATTTGCTTCCAAAAAGAACTCGTATTCTATCAGCAACTTTCGCATGAAATACAGTTGCAACTCCAACGCGCTGACCAAACACCACTGAGGGTCCCAAGATGTTTCTACACTTCATTCGAAAAAAATCGAGAAGTTATCTTCCTGGAAGATCTTAGCCCTAAAGGATTCAAGATGCTCGACCCAAACATAGGAATGGACGTTCCTCATATGACGCTCATCCTCGAGGAACTGGCCAGACTCCACGCAGCCTCGTACCTCCTCAAGGCCAAGATCCCAGACCTTAGCAAGAGGTACCCTGTTCTAAACCTGGATTGGCTGACCTATGCAGACAACGCACGGTGCAAAACACAAGGCTTTTTTTCGAGTGCCATGGACTCTGCTTCCATATTACTGCATCACGTCGGTGGGTACGACGTGGCGGTCGCCTGGCTCAACGAGAATAAATTGAGAGCTGCAGAACTGGTCGAGAATGAGCTGAGAAGGGGACCGACGTTTGACGTTTTGTGCCACGGAGATTGCTGGAACAACAATGTCCTCTTTAG GTACGACGACGAAGGTGTTCCAGTGGAGGTGATGCTCCTTGACCTGCAGATGGTCCGCGTCGCCTCGCTCGCCACCGACCTCAACTTCGTGCTCCACACCAGCCTCACAGGCCACACGAGAAAGGACAACCTCACATTATTCCTGTCGGCTTACTACGAACGCTTCACTCGGGTCCTGGCGACTGGTGGCGGCGCTGTGCCCTTCTCTCTCCAGGATCTCACGGAGGAGTATCGGAATCACCTGGTCTATGGGTTGATAATTGGCTTGTTGGCAGTGGTCTTCGGCCTGGGTGTGGTGGGAGAGCTCGACGTCAGTGGCAGTGAGGCTGAATCGGAGGACAAAAGGAAGGAGCTGCTTATCAGGGCGATGACAGAGCAACCGCACATCCGTGATAAACTCGTGATCTTGATTGATGAGATGATCGAAAACGGAATTATTACATGA
- the LOC113812623 gene encoding uncharacterized protein, protein MESDREVLRPSEITKERVEAALKADKGSEAKMVSFAVQELTKPGENFANLVARVKVNFSSENGDGDVSYVVKYDPRRSKALKDLMLACFQKELVVYQNLVQDIQAQLQAVGENPLRVPKCFYASLEENREILFLEDLGPKGFKMFEIKNGLDVAHTTLILEELARLHAASYLLKAKIPDLAEKYPVLNLDWVTYADSARRNTQGLFGNIMDSASKLLRHIGGREVAVAWLEENKTRAAEIIEHELRREPPFDVLCHGDCWNNNVLFRYDDEGVPVEVMLLDLQLVRVASLATDLNYLLHTSLKGHTRRDNLTSFLSAYYERLSQVLQAGGAAVPFSRQDLTQEYRNHLAYGLIMILLGVVFGLGGEADVSHSEGGAEFEDQRSEKLIRAIASKPHIRDRFLFAINEMIENGIIT, encoded by the exons A TGGAGTCTGATCGTGAAGTGCTTCGTCCAAGTGAGATTACGAAGGAACGTGTCGAAGCTGCACTCAAAGCTGACAAGGGAAGCGAGGCCAAAATGGTCTCCTTCGCGGTCCAGGAACTGACCAAACCAGGGGAAAATTTTGCAAATCTTGTGGCCAGAGTGAAAGTCAACTTCTCCAGTGAAAACGGGGACGGCGATGTTTCCTATGTTGTGAAGTATGACCCTAGACGATCCAAAGCACTGAAGGACCTAATGCTCGCCTGTTTCCAAAAAGAACTCGTAGTCTATCAGAATCTCGTGCAGGATATCCAGGCACAGCTGCAGGCGGTTGGGGAGAATCCCTTGAGAGTCCCCAAATGTTTCTACGCTTCCTTAGAAGAGAATCGAGAAATATTATTCCTGGAGGACCTTGGCCCGAAAGGCTTTAAGATGTTCGAGATCAAGAACGGCCTAGACGTCGCCCATACGACGCTCATCCTCGAGGAACTGGCCAGACTCCACGCAGCCTCGTACCTCCTCAAGGCCAAGATCCCAGACCTGGCCGAGAAGTACCCAGTCCTGAACCTCGATTGGGTAACGTACGCAGACAGTGCACGACGCAACACGCAAGGCCTCTTTGGGAATATTATGGACTCAGCCTCCAAGTTGCTGCGTCACATCGGCGGACGCGAAGTGGCGGTGGCTTGGCTCGAGGAGAACAAGACGAGAGCAGCAGAGATCATTGAGCACGAACTGAGGAGAGAGCCGCCCTTCGATGTCTTGTGCCACGGAGATTGCTGGAACAACAATGTCCTCTTTAG gTACGACGACGAAGGTGTTCCAGTGGAGGTGATGCTCCTTGACCTCCAGCTGGTCCGCGTCGCCTCGCTCGCCACTGACCTCAACTACCTGCTCCACACCAGCCTCAAGGGGCACACGAGGAGGGACAACCTCACATCATTCCTGTCGGCTTACTACGAACGCCTCAGTCAGGTCCTGCAGGCTGGTGGCGCCGCAGTGCCCTTCTCTCGCCAGGATCTCACGCAGGAGTATCGGAATCACCTCGCCTATGGACTGATAATGATTTTACTGGGCGTGGTCTTCGGCCTGGGCGGCGAGGCGGATGTCAGTCACTCAGAGGGTGGAGCCGAATTTGAGGATCAAAGGAGCGAGAAACTTATCCGCGCGATAGCAAGTAAACCTCACATCCGCGATAGATTTTTGTTCGCGATTAATGAGATGATCGAAAACGGAATTATAACATGA
- the LOC138867762 gene encoding fap1 adhesin-like codes for MRLTATLYFNYCDKVAVVRNESTLAIADFRIITIPSAIVKEMCGSLGLDDSAESKVESKVESKVESKVESKVESKVESKVESKVESKEESKVESKVESKVESKVESKVESKVESKVESKVESKVESKVESKVESKVESKVESKVESKVESKLESKVESKVESKVESKEESKVESIVESKVESKVESKVESKVESKVESKVESKEESKVESKVESKVESKVESIVESIVESKVESKVESKVESKVESKVKYKVESKVESKGEKS; via the exons ATGCGTCTCACTGCCACTTTGTATTTTAACTACTGTGACAAAGTTGCTGTTGTCAG AAATGAAAGCACTTTAGCCATTGCTGACTTTCGTATTATAACAATACCATCAGCTATA GTGAAGGAGATGTGTGGGTCGCTTGGGTTGGATGACTCTGCTG AATCTAAAGTAGAATCCAAAGTAGAATCTAAAGTAGAATCCAAAGTAGAATCCAAAGTAGAATCTAAAGTAGAATCCAAAGTAGAATCCAAAGTAGAGTCCAAAGAAGAATCCAAAGTAGAATCCAAAGTAGAATCCAAAGTAGAATCCAAAGTAGAATCTAAAGTAGAATCCAAAGTAGAATCCAAAGTAGAATCTAAAGTAGAATCTAAAGTAGAATCCAAAGTAGAATCCAAAGTAGAATCCAAAGTAGAATCTAAAGTAGAATCCAAAGTAGAATCCAAAGTAGAGTCCAAACTAGAATCCAAAGTAGAGTCCAAAGTAGAGTCCAAAGTAGAATCCAAAGAAGAATCCAAAGTAGAATCCATAGTAGAATCCAAAGTAGAATCTAAAGTAGAATCTAAAGTAGAATCCAAAGTAGAATCCAAAGTAGAATCCAAAGTAGAATCTAAAGAAGAATCCAAAGTAGAGTCCAAAGTAGAGTCCAAAGTAGAAtccaaagtagaatctatagtAGAATCTATAGTAGAGTCCAAAGTAGAATCCAAAGTAGAGTCCAAAGTAGAATCCAAAGTAGAGTCCAAAGTAAAATACAAAGTAGAATCCAAAGTAGAATCCAAAGGAGAAAAATCGTga